From Pandoraea vervacti, the proteins below share one genomic window:
- a CDS encoding amino acid ABC transporter permease produces the protein MNDAIAAMLPLIPRYLAAMLVTLEVSAMAAMLGMTGGFVLNALRLRFARALGLPYRLFVWLIRGTPYLSQLMIVYFGLPALGVTLDAVEATVVSLAVYATAYFAEIFRASWSSVARGQQEAARAFGIGRWAVFRAIECPQAFAFALPLLANQWILVIKESAVASIITVPELTMTASDIVSSTYTYVAPYALLIAGYWLLTQSVAWIARRVRRSLSFLR, from the coding sequence GTGAATGATGCCATTGCGGCGATGCTGCCGCTCATCCCACGCTATCTCGCGGCCATGCTCGTCACGCTGGAGGTGAGCGCGATGGCGGCGATGCTGGGCATGACGGGCGGCTTTGTGCTCAACGCGCTGCGCCTGCGCTTTGCGCGCGCGCTTGGACTGCCCTATCGGTTGTTCGTGTGGCTCATTCGCGGCACGCCGTATCTTTCGCAACTGATGATCGTGTACTTCGGCCTGCCGGCGCTCGGTGTCACGCTCGACGCCGTCGAGGCAACCGTCGTGTCGCTGGCCGTCTACGCGACGGCCTACTTCGCTGAGATTTTCCGCGCGAGCTGGAGCAGCGTCGCGCGAGGTCAGCAGGAGGCGGCGCGAGCCTTCGGCATCGGACGCTGGGCCGTGTTTCGCGCCATCGAATGCCCGCAAGCCTTCGCCTTTGCGCTGCCGCTGCTGGCCAATCAGTGGATTCTCGTCATCAAGGAAAGCGCGGTCGCTTCCATCATCACGGTGCCCGAACTGACGATGACGGCCAGCGACATCGTGTCTTCTACCTATACCTACGTGGCGCCCTATGCGCTGCTCATCGCCGGTTACTGGTTGCTGACGCAGTCAGTGGCGTGGATCGCGCGCCGGGTTCGGCGTTCCCTCTCTTTTCTACGGTAG
- the speB gene encoding agmatinase: MSGTDVSQMQLPRFAGIPTFMRVPFVQDWRTLDIALAGVPYDGGVTARPGARFGPREIRNMSTMTRPIHHVTRFNPFDVCRIGDVGDVPFSNLYDVELAHADIRQFFAPLFAAGKLPLIAGGDHSITYPVLQAMRPTKPVGLVHIDAHTDTWDTFKGSKFTHGAPFRRAIEAGLIDPHRSIQIGIRGAQGSDEGWRYSQAQGMRVVFIEAFETMGPAAVAAFAREVVGDGPVYLSLDVDALDPVYAPGTGTPEIGGLTTRELLALLRGLDGIAWAGGDVVEVSPPYDVGGNTALAGATLMYEMLCLFASHLSRTRHA, from the coding sequence GTGTCAGGCACCGATGTATCGCAGATGCAACTGCCGCGCTTTGCCGGCATTCCCACGTTCATGCGCGTGCCATTCGTCCAGGATTGGCGCACGCTCGACATCGCGCTGGCCGGCGTGCCCTACGACGGCGGGGTGACGGCGCGCCCGGGGGCACGCTTCGGTCCGCGCGAAATTCGCAACATGTCGACGATGACGCGGCCCATTCATCATGTGACTCGCTTCAACCCGTTCGACGTGTGCCGGATCGGCGATGTGGGCGACGTACCGTTCTCGAACCTTTACGACGTCGAATTGGCCCACGCCGACATCCGGCAATTCTTCGCGCCGTTGTTTGCTGCCGGCAAGCTGCCGCTGATTGCCGGAGGCGACCACTCGATTACTTACCCGGTGTTGCAGGCGATGCGCCCGACGAAGCCTGTGGGGCTCGTACACATCGACGCCCACACCGACACGTGGGATACGTTCAAGGGATCGAAATTCACGCACGGCGCGCCCTTCAGGCGAGCCATCGAGGCCGGGCTGATCGATCCGCATCGCTCGATCCAGATCGGTATTCGCGGTGCGCAGGGCTCCGACGAGGGCTGGCGCTATTCACAGGCGCAGGGCATGCGCGTGGTGTTCATCGAAGCGTTCGAGACGATGGGGCCGGCCGCCGTGGCCGCATTCGCCAGAGAAGTCGTTGGCGACGGGCCGGTATACCTCTCGCTGGACGTCGATGCGCTCGACCCCGTTTACGCGCCCGGCACCGGCACGCCGGAGATTGGCGGGCTCACCACGCGCGAGCTGCTGGCGCTGCTGCGCGGGCTCGATGGCATCGCGTGGGCGGGCGGAGACGTAGTGGAGGTATCGCCGCCTTACGACGTCGGGGGCAATACCGCGCTCGCAGGCGCCACGCTGATGTACGAAATGCTGTGCCTGTTCGCCAGCCATCTTTCGCGAACACGACACGCATAG
- a CDS encoding amino acid ABC transporter ATP-binding protein encodes MSQLPILSLRGVGKSYGDLRVLQGIDLDIARGEIVTLIGPSGSGKTTLLRCMNFLEAYDEGEVWIKGQLLGYHSAGRSERDRDSDTAIAEVRRPVAMVFQQFNLWPHMTVAQNVAAPLVLSKKIGKRDAHAKAMEALRRVGMDHKADVYPSRLSGGQQQRVGIARALAIEPEVMLLDEPTSALDPELVEEVLNVIRSLAQEGMTMVMVTHEMSFAAKISDRIVFMEAGRVVESGPPAQLFGQSRSPRLQQFLKPWFERSLPGSEALPTGDASVAAPAMRLAEVRP; translated from the coding sequence ATGAGCCAACTCCCGATTCTCTCGTTACGCGGCGTCGGCAAGTCCTATGGCGACTTACGTGTGCTGCAAGGCATCGATCTCGATATCGCGCGCGGCGAGATCGTCACCCTGATCGGTCCCTCCGGTTCAGGCAAAACGACGCTGCTGCGATGCATGAACTTTCTCGAGGCTTACGACGAAGGAGAAGTGTGGATCAAGGGCCAGCTATTGGGTTATCACTCGGCCGGGCGCAGCGAGCGTGATCGTGACAGCGACACCGCTATCGCCGAAGTCCGGCGGCCTGTCGCCATGGTGTTCCAGCAGTTCAATCTCTGGCCGCACATGACGGTGGCGCAGAACGTTGCGGCCCCCCTGGTGCTGTCGAAGAAAATCGGCAAGCGCGACGCGCATGCGAAAGCAATGGAGGCATTGCGTCGCGTGGGCATGGATCACAAGGCCGACGTGTACCCGTCGCGGCTAAGCGGGGGCCAGCAACAACGGGTGGGCATCGCGCGGGCGCTGGCGATCGAGCCGGAGGTGATGTTGCTCGACGAGCCGACGTCCGCGCTCGACCCGGAACTGGTCGAAGAGGTGCTCAACGTCATTCGCAGTCTCGCCCAGGAGGGCATGACGATGGTGATGGTCACGCACGAAATGAGCTTCGCCGCCAAAATTTCCGACCGTATCGTGTTCATGGAGGCGGGGCGCGTCGTAGAGTCCGGCCCGCCCGCCCAGTTGTTCGGCCAGTCGCGCTCGCCTCGTCTGCAACAGTTCCTCAAGCCATGGTTCGAGCGCAGCTTGCCCGGCAGCGAAGCGTTGCCGACGGGCGATGCGTCAGTGGCGGCGCCCGCCATGCGGCTGGCGGAGGTTCGACCGTGA
- a CDS encoding M20 family metallo-hydrolase, with protein sequence MAHDVTCEIAARVAAHIDPARLLDSIETLASFGARADGGVDRPALSPVDLEARTWLVARAKALGCEVYVDACANLSFRRPGLHDVPPVVTGSHADTQPTGGKLDGCYGVLAGLEVLATLAALDIRTHYPVEVVVWTNEEGTRFQPGAMGSSAYVEPDRLTQYLSASDTAGVPLAHAIDTHARALPGLATRALGAPMRAFVELHIEQGPLLEMAGAPLGIVDGIQGVRWYDVTCEGQAAHAGTTPMAARRDAMTLACAVRAELEHLAFSLGGEHTRVTFGRWSVTPNAINTIASEVTFSVDFRHPDPTVLMRFDEGLAQCVARNGVSMRSLFQHAPVAFHADVIKHVEQACLSVAGDTPHLTSGAFHDAMYLARHCPTAMLFVPSRGGISHNPAEATDDAHLVLGARALAHCLTTLSHPF encoded by the coding sequence ATTGCGCACGACGTCACCTGCGAGATTGCCGCGCGGGTCGCTGCGCATATCGATCCGGCGCGTTTGCTCGACAGCATCGAGACATTGGCGTCGTTCGGTGCGCGTGCCGACGGTGGCGTCGATCGTCCGGCATTGAGCCCGGTGGATCTCGAAGCACGCACCTGGCTCGTCGCACGCGCGAAAGCGCTGGGGTGCGAGGTGTATGTCGACGCATGCGCCAACTTGTCCTTTCGCCGTCCCGGGTTACACGATGTACCGCCGGTGGTTACGGGCAGTCACGCCGACACACAGCCGACGGGCGGCAAGCTCGACGGCTGCTACGGCGTGCTCGCCGGGCTGGAAGTCCTGGCAACGCTCGCCGCGCTCGACATCCGCACGCACTATCCGGTGGAGGTGGTCGTGTGGACCAACGAGGAGGGCACGCGCTTTCAGCCGGGCGCCATGGGATCGAGCGCCTACGTCGAACCCGACCGGCTGACGCAGTACTTATCTGCCAGCGACACGGCGGGCGTGCCGCTGGCACACGCCATTGACACCCATGCCCGCGCCTTGCCGGGGCTTGCGACGCGCGCGCTGGGCGCGCCGATGCGCGCTTTCGTCGAACTGCATATCGAGCAGGGGCCATTGCTGGAAATGGCGGGCGCGCCGCTGGGCATCGTCGATGGAATTCAGGGCGTGCGCTGGTACGACGTCACTTGCGAAGGGCAGGCCGCGCATGCGGGCACTACGCCGATGGCCGCAAGGCGAGATGCCATGACACTCGCCTGCGCCGTGCGGGCCGAACTGGAGCATCTGGCGTTCTCGCTCGGCGGCGAGCACACCCGTGTCACGTTCGGCCGCTGGTCGGTCACACCGAATGCGATCAATACCATTGCCTCGGAAGTCACGTTCTCCGTCGATTTTCGTCATCCCGATCCGACGGTGCTCATGCGTTTCGACGAAGGGCTCGCGCAGTGCGTCGCGCGCAACGGCGTATCGATGCGCTCGCTGTTCCAGCACGCGCCGGTCGCCTTTCATGCGGATGTCATCAAGCACGTCGAACAGGCGTGCCTGTCAGTCGCTGGCGACACGCCACACCTGACGTCGGGCGCCTTTCACGACGCCATGTATCTCGCCCGGCATTGCCCGACGGCAATGTTGTTCGTTCCCAGTCGCGGTGGTATCAGCCACAACCCGGCCGAGGCGACGGACGACGCACATCTCGTGCTGGGCGCCCGTGCGCTCGCACACTGCCTCACGACACTCAGTCATCCCTTCTGA
- a CDS encoding cupin domain-containing protein gives MAKRQSASPPAAGRKTAGAPGADDSLGLRIKHARLVRQLTLKALAELAGCSESLLSKVERANATPSLATLHRIAGALDTNIGELVSGPDLTSSPVHRSDQRPVVRFPTKRNRGSIMLERVVVPGPGQLLQGDIHVIEPNTSSDEQISHIGEELGYVIEGTLELMLGDACHVLSAGDSFHFPSTLPHSYRNPGKTVTRVLWINTPPTF, from the coding sequence GTGGCTAAACGTCAATCCGCCTCACCCCCTGCTGCCGGCCGCAAGACGGCCGGCGCGCCGGGCGCCGACGATTCGCTGGGGCTGCGCATCAAGCATGCGCGTCTCGTGCGGCAACTCACGCTCAAGGCACTGGCCGAACTCGCCGGATGCTCCGAGAGCTTGCTCTCGAAGGTGGAGCGCGCCAATGCAACCCCGTCGCTGGCAACGTTGCACCGCATTGCCGGTGCGCTCGACACGAACATTGGCGAGCTGGTCTCCGGCCCCGATCTCACATCGTCGCCGGTGCATCGCAGCGATCAGCGCCCGGTGGTCCGCTTTCCGACCAAACGCAATCGCGGATCGATCATGCTCGAGCGCGTGGTGGTGCCGGGCCCGGGGCAATTGCTGCAAGGGGATATCCACGTCATCGAGCCCAATACGAGCAGCGACGAGCAGATATCTCACATCGGCGAGGAGTTGGGATACGTGATCGAGGGCACGCTCGAACTGATGCTCGGCGACGCATGTCACGTGTTGAGCGCCGGGGATTCGTTCCACTTCCCGAGTACCTTGCCGCACAGCTATCGCAATCCGGGCAAGACCGTGACCCGCGTGCTCTGGATCAACACGCCGCCGACCTTTTAG
- a CDS encoding transporter substrate-binding domain-containing protein → MQKSFSLIRTLVATLSGSVALLTATSGWAQTADLLARIKANKEITIATEARYAPFESVENGKIVGYDADLMQYVLKALPDVKVKQLDLPFQGLLPGLDAKRFDIVVTAVTINKDRASHFAFTVPVADATTGVLVRAGDKAIAAPGDLNGKTVGSQTGSAQLQALVALDKKLKADGGPGIKQIKQYVAFDEAYADLAVGRIDAVAQSVANLGPLMKARPGVFTILAQTIGPKTYFAWVGRKDADSASLVKLFSDGIARANRDGTMKQLQQKWFGSTMDVPADAVPEPTM, encoded by the coding sequence ATGCAAAAGTCTTTCTCTCTCATTCGTACGCTGGTGGCGACGCTGTCCGGCTCGGTGGCGCTACTCACGGCCACCTCGGGGTGGGCGCAAACCGCCGATCTGCTCGCGCGGATCAAGGCGAACAAGGAAATCACGATTGCCACGGAAGCGCGGTATGCGCCGTTCGAGTCGGTCGAGAACGGCAAGATCGTCGGCTATGACGCCGACCTCATGCAGTACGTCCTCAAAGCGCTTCCCGATGTCAAGGTCAAGCAACTCGATCTGCCGTTCCAGGGACTGTTGCCCGGACTCGACGCGAAGCGCTTCGACATCGTGGTGACCGCTGTCACCATCAACAAGGACCGCGCAAGCCACTTTGCATTCACCGTCCCGGTGGCCGACGCCACGACCGGCGTGCTCGTGCGCGCGGGCGACAAGGCCATCGCCGCGCCAGGCGATCTGAACGGCAAGACCGTCGGCTCGCAAACCGGTTCGGCCCAACTCCAGGCACTCGTCGCGCTCGACAAGAAGCTCAAGGCGGACGGCGGGCCGGGCATCAAGCAGATCAAACAATATGTCGCGTTCGACGAAGCCTATGCCGATCTCGCCGTCGGCCGTATCGACGCCGTGGCGCAATCGGTCGCCAATCTCGGCCCGCTGATGAAGGCGCGTCCCGGTGTATTCACGATCCTGGCGCAAACCATCGGTCCGAAGACTTACTTCGCTTGGGTGGGACGCAAGGACGCCGACAGTGCCTCGCTGGTCAAACTGTTCAGCGACGGCATCGCCCGCGCCAATCGCGACGGCACGATGAAGCAGCTCCAGCAGAAGTGGTTCGGCTCGACGATGGACGTGCCGGCAGACGCTGTGCCCGAACCCACGATGTAA
- a CDS encoding amino acid ABC transporter permease, whose translation MSDTMNAPALAPDLVARCLGYLPQMLDGALTTLWISALAVVFGFFGGVFLYLVESGGGRVASRVARAYISIVRGTPVLAQLLVCYFIPSAMGLSWPGSMAAVIGLALNTAAYQSQILGAGFRAIPAGQIEAARTFNLTRSQTLWRIEVPQVAALTSPALVSEVIDVVKASAVVSVITVTDLTRVGQQLASATYRPLEVYSMGALGYLVITSLVSVAGAAWARRMARRS comes from the coding sequence ATGTCCGACACCATGAACGCGCCCGCACTCGCACCCGATCTCGTTGCCCGATGTCTCGGCTATTTGCCGCAGATGCTCGATGGCGCGCTGACCACGCTGTGGATCTCGGCGCTTGCCGTAGTGTTCGGCTTCTTCGGCGGCGTGTTTCTGTATCTCGTGGAAAGCGGGGGCGGGCGCGTCGCCTCGCGCGTTGCGCGCGCCTACATCAGCATCGTGCGCGGCACGCCGGTGCTCGCGCAGTTGCTGGTGTGCTACTTCATTCCGTCCGCGATGGGCTTGTCATGGCCGGGCAGTATGGCCGCGGTGATCGGCCTGGCGCTGAACACCGCCGCGTATCAGTCGCAGATCCTGGGGGCGGGCTTTCGCGCCATTCCTGCCGGGCAGATCGAAGCGGCGCGGACGTTCAATCTCACGCGCTCGCAGACGCTCTGGCGCATCGAGGTGCCGCAGGTCGCTGCGCTGACCTCGCCTGCGCTCGTCTCGGAGGTGATCGATGTCGTGAAGGCGTCCGCGGTGGTGTCGGTCATTACGGTGACGGATCTCACGCGCGTGGGCCAGCAGCTGGCGTCCGCGACCTATCGTCCGCTGGAGGTGTATTCGATGGGCGCGCTGGGCTATCTGGTCATCACGTCGCTGGTATCGGTCGCCGGCGCCGCCTGGGCACGCCGCATGGCGCGCCGCAGCTAA
- a CDS encoding DUF1989 domain-containing protein yields MSHSHPLDHTHSHSPDNGNALGENATLTEPISPDGTPELGKTYTVPARSGRAVRVSAGQTIRIANPHGTQVCDTWIFNAAHLNEFLSFEHTRAYLDKVIPHAGDALVTNQRRPIAELVADTSPGVHDTLIAACDLYRYRNLGVEGYHDNCADNMRLALKAIGLRAREVPQPFNLWMNIPVKPDYSIDWLPPVSKAGDYVDIRAVMDCVVVMSACPQDIIPINALNPVEVEFTVLA; encoded by the coding sequence ATGTCGCACAGCCACCCGCTCGATCACACGCACTCGCACTCGCCCGACAATGGCAATGCGCTGGGTGAGAACGCCACGCTCACGGAACCGATCTCCCCTGACGGTACGCCCGAGTTGGGGAAGACCTACACCGTTCCCGCCCGCAGCGGCCGTGCGGTTCGCGTCAGCGCAGGTCAGACGATCCGCATCGCGAATCCCCACGGCACGCAGGTCTGCGACACGTGGATCTTCAACGCCGCGCACCTCAACGAGTTTCTGTCGTTCGAGCACACGCGCGCCTATCTCGACAAGGTGATTCCGCATGCAGGCGATGCGCTCGTGACAAACCAGCGCCGGCCGATAGCGGAACTCGTTGCGGACACGTCGCCAGGGGTGCACGACACGCTCATCGCCGCGTGTGACCTGTATCGCTACCGCAATCTCGGTGTGGAGGGGTATCACGACAACTGCGCCGACAACATGCGTCTCGCGCTCAAGGCCATTGGCCTGCGCGCACGCGAAGTGCCGCAGCCGTTCAATCTTTGGATGAACATTCCCGTCAAGCCGGATTACTCGATCGACTGGCTGCCGCCTGTATCGAAGGCGGGCGACTATGTGGACATTCGTGCGGTAATGGACTGCGTGGTGGTGATGTCGGCTTGCCCGCAAGATATTATTCCGATCAACGCCCTGAACCCGGTGGAAGTCGAGTTCACGGTGCTGGCCTGA
- a CDS encoding aspartate aminotransferase family protein — MSDESLIEADRQYLIHPVADYRAHEAQGATVLTSGNGAWLHDANGNALLDGFAGLWCVNTGYGQPSIVKAATEQLNRLPYATGYFGFASAPAILLAQKLVELTPPSLQHVYFTLGGSDAVDAAVRFITHYFNAIGKPEKKHFIALERGYHGSSSTGAGLTALPAFHRNFDLPLPTQHHIPSPYPYRSATPDDPQAIIAASVAALEAKVGELGAAHVAAFFCEPVQGSGGVIVPPKGWLRAMREACKRLDILFVADEVITGFGRTGPMFACEAEDVAPDLMTLAKGLTAGYAPMGAVLMSDAIYQAIADAAKGAPVGHGQTYSAHPVSAAIGLACLKLYDEGGLLANAQAHAKTFADGLDALLDHPLVGDSRHRGLLGALELVADKTTRQRFDPSLKLHERIGAAAYRNGVIFRAFGDNILGFAPALCFSAEEFAELFARVRATLDDVLDAADVRAALRG; from the coding sequence ATGTCCGACGAATCGCTGATCGAAGCCGATCGCCAATACCTGATCCACCCGGTTGCCGACTACCGCGCGCACGAGGCACAGGGCGCCACGGTGCTCACCAGCGGCAACGGCGCGTGGCTGCACGACGCCAATGGCAACGCGCTGCTCGACGGCTTCGCCGGGCTGTGGTGCGTCAACACCGGATACGGACAGCCGTCGATCGTCAAAGCGGCGACGGAACAGTTGAACCGCCTGCCGTATGCGACAGGCTATTTCGGCTTTGCGTCGGCGCCGGCGATCCTGCTTGCGCAAAAACTGGTCGAATTGACGCCTCCCTCGTTGCAGCACGTCTACTTCACGCTGGGCGGCTCGGACGCGGTCGACGCCGCCGTGCGGTTCATCACGCACTACTTCAACGCCATCGGCAAACCTGAGAAGAAGCATTTCATCGCGCTTGAGCGCGGGTATCACGGCTCCTCCTCCACCGGCGCCGGACTCACCGCACTGCCCGCCTTTCATCGCAACTTCGATCTGCCGCTGCCGACGCAACATCACATCCCGTCGCCCTACCCGTACCGCAGCGCTACGCCCGACGATCCACAGGCGATCATCGCCGCCTCGGTCGCCGCGCTCGAAGCGAAGGTCGGCGAGCTGGGCGCAGCGCACGTCGCGGCGTTCTTCTGCGAACCGGTGCAAGGTTCCGGCGGCGTGATCGTTCCGCCCAAGGGCTGGCTGCGCGCCATGCGCGAGGCCTGCAAGCGGCTCGACATTCTGTTCGTTGCCGACGAGGTCATCACCGGCTTCGGGCGTACCGGACCGATGTTCGCCTGCGAGGCGGAAGACGTCGCCCCCGACCTGATGACCCTCGCCAAGGGGTTGACCGCGGGCTACGCGCCCATGGGCGCCGTGCTGATGTCCGACGCCATTTACCAGGCGATTGCCGACGCAGCGAAGGGTGCGCCGGTCGGGCACGGACAGACGTATTCGGCGCATCCGGTGAGCGCTGCGATCGGACTCGCCTGCCTGAAGCTGTATGACGAGGGCGGTTTGCTGGCCAACGCGCAGGCGCACGCCAAGACGTTTGCCGACGGGCTCGACGCGCTGCTCGATCACCCGTTGGTCGGCGACTCGCGCCATCGCGGTTTGCTCGGCGCGCTCGAACTCGTGGCCGACAAAACGACACGTCAGCGCTTCGATCCGTCGCTCAAACTCCATGAGCGTATCGGCGCAGCAGCGTATCGCAATGGTGTGATCTTTCGCGCGTTCGGCGACAACATTCTCGGGTTTGCACCGGCCTTGTGTTTCAGCGCGGAAGAATTCGCGGAACTGTTTGCCCGGGTGCGTGCGACGCTCGATGACGTCCTCGACGCGGCCGACGTGCGCGCGGCGCTTCGCGGTTGA
- a CDS encoding NAD-dependent succinate-semialdehyde dehydrogenase produces the protein MSLCLSRPDLIRHQNLINGEWTDAHDAGRYRVHNPANDAVLAEVPDSAAVDARAATDAASRALPAWRDRLPRERAEVLRRWHALILANADDLGKLISLEQGKPLAEGRGEVAYGASYVDWFASEATRVYGDIIPQQHPGKRMTAVKEPVGVVAAITPWNFPLAMIARKIAPALAVGCTVVAKPAEDTPLTALALAALAVEAGVPPGVLNVITASRTRGIDAVADWLADARVRKVTFTGSTAVGMHLARESAGTLKKLSLELGGNAPFIVFDDADLASAATGLMASKFRNGGQTCVCPNRVYVQAGVYDAFAELLARRVAALHVAPASDANAQIGPMINRRAVEKIERHVVDAMSQGARALTGGAPLPSLGAHYFAPTVLTEVTDSMLVSQEETFGPVVPLFRFETEDDVIRRANDTPFGLAAYFYTQDMRRAQRVARRLEAGVIGMNEGAVSSEAAPFGGVKASGYGREGSKYGLDDYLSIKYVCQGDLD, from the coding sequence ATGTCGCTTTGCCTGTCACGCCCCGACCTGATACGCCATCAGAACCTGATCAACGGCGAATGGACCGATGCCCACGACGCGGGCCGCTATCGCGTGCACAACCCGGCTAACGACGCCGTGCTCGCCGAGGTGCCTGACAGCGCTGCCGTCGACGCGCGTGCCGCGACCGACGCGGCCAGCCGTGCGCTCCCCGCATGGCGCGACAGGCTGCCGCGCGAGCGTGCCGAAGTGCTCAGGCGCTGGCATGCGCTCATCCTCGCGAACGCGGATGATCTCGGCAAGCTCATCTCGCTGGAACAGGGCAAGCCACTTGCCGAAGGGCGTGGCGAAGTGGCGTATGGCGCCTCGTATGTGGACTGGTTCGCGAGCGAGGCGACGCGCGTGTACGGCGACATCATTCCGCAGCAACACCCCGGCAAGCGCATGACGGCAGTCAAGGAGCCCGTCGGCGTGGTCGCAGCCATCACGCCGTGGAACTTCCCGCTTGCGATGATCGCGCGCAAGATCGCGCCGGCGTTGGCCGTCGGGTGCACCGTGGTCGCCAAACCCGCCGAGGACACGCCGCTCACCGCGCTCGCGCTGGCGGCCCTTGCTGTCGAGGCCGGCGTGCCGCCGGGCGTGCTCAACGTGATTACGGCCTCGCGCACTCGAGGCATCGATGCCGTTGCCGACTGGCTCGCCGACGCGCGCGTGCGCAAAGTGACGTTCACCGGATCGACGGCCGTCGGCATGCATCTCGCCCGCGAATCGGCGGGCACGCTCAAGAAACTCTCGCTGGAACTTGGCGGCAATGCCCCGTTCATCGTGTTCGACGACGCGGATCTGGCGTCTGCCGCGACGGGATTGATGGCGTCGAAGTTCCGTAACGGCGGACAGACTTGCGTCTGCCCGAATCGCGTGTACGTGCAGGCAGGAGTGTACGACGCCTTTGCCGAGTTGCTTGCCCGGCGGGTGGCGGCATTGCACGTCGCCCCGGCCAGCGACGCGAACGCGCAGATCGGGCCGATGATCAACCGCCGCGCGGTGGAGAAGATCGAACGTCATGTCGTCGATGCGATGTCGCAGGGTGCGCGCGCGCTGACCGGCGGTGCGCCGCTGCCGTCGCTCGGTGCGCATTACTTCGCGCCGACGGTGCTCACCGAGGTGACCGACAGCATGCTCGTGAGTCAGGAGGAAACGTTCGGGCCGGTCGTGCCGCTGTTTCGCTTCGAGACGGAGGACGACGTCATCCGGCGCGCGAACGACACGCCGTTCGGGTTGGCGGCCTACTTCTACACGCAGGACATGCGACGCGCGCAGCGCGTGGCGCGTCGTCTCGAAGCGGGCGTAATCGGGATGAACGAAGGCGCCGTCTCGAGCGAGGCGGCGCCGTTCGGCGGCGTGAAAGCCTCCGGCTATGGACGGGAAGGTTCGAAGTACGGCCTAGACGATTACCTGTCGATCAAGTACGTCTGCCAGGGCGATCTGGATTGA
- a CDS encoding flavin reductase family protein, whose protein sequence is MEIDFRQITAYQRYKLMASLIVPRPIALVTTINEGGAVNAAPFSMFNMLGEEPPILMLSINRLDDDSLKDTAANILRDRAYVVHLTDEAMAARMHACGERLPPTESELVHAGLTPVASSLVAPPRIAEAPVAFECTLWETLETPSRHIFIGRVERMHARDELIDTESWRVRLQNYFPVGRFGASFYVDTRNRFSLEQQDGRPTATTAVDEM, encoded by the coding sequence ATGGAAATCGACTTTCGTCAAATCACGGCTTATCAGCGATACAAGCTGATGGCCAGTCTGATCGTGCCGCGCCCGATCGCGCTTGTCACGACGATCAACGAGGGCGGCGCCGTCAACGCGGCGCCGTTCTCGATGTTCAACATGCTTGGCGAGGAACCGCCGATCCTGATGCTCTCGATCAATCGGCTCGATGACGATTCGCTCAAGGACACCGCCGCCAATATCCTGCGAGACCGGGCGTACGTCGTGCACCTGACGGACGAGGCCATGGCCGCCCGCATGCACGCGTGCGGCGAGCGCCTCCCACCGACCGAGAGCGAGCTTGTCCATGCAGGACTCACGCCCGTGGCGAGCAGCCTCGTCGCGCCCCCGCGGATCGCCGAGGCGCCGGTCGCGTTTGAATGCACGTTGTGGGAGACGCTGGAGACGCCCAGTCGCCACATCTTTATCGGACGCGTGGAGCGCATGCATGCTCGCGACGAGCTGATCGACACCGAGTCATGGCGTGTGCGCCTGCAAAACTATTTCCCTGTCGGGCGCTTCGGTGCGAGCTTCTACGTGGACACGCGCAATCGTTTCTCGCTGGAGCAGCAAGACGGTCGCCCCACGGCAACGACTGCCGTTGACGAGATGTGA